A DNA window from Pelomicrobium methylotrophicum contains the following coding sequences:
- a CDS encoding glycine zipper 2TM domain-containing protein, with the protein MLRKKIAFATMLAAASAPAWSYEAYQDYDYAKVKSVTPRYERVNVPREECWTERVPGGYRESRGPDNYLGPIIGGIAGGLLGSTVGKGSGKQVAIGAGAVAGTIVGAELSRNPAYAYEPPHDVQRCRMVDRWENRIASYEVTYQYGGRTYTTVLPYDPGPRMRVRVSVEPAE; encoded by the coding sequence ATGTTGAGGAAAAAAATCGCTTTCGCCACGATGCTCGCCGCGGCATCGGCCCCGGCCTGGTCGTATGAAGCGTACCAGGACTATGATTATGCCAAAGTGAAAAGCGTCACGCCCCGCTACGAGCGCGTGAACGTCCCGCGGGAGGAGTGCTGGACCGAGCGCGTGCCGGGCGGCTACCGCGAAAGCCGCGGGCCCGACAACTACCTCGGCCCCATCATCGGCGGCATCGCGGGCGGCCTCCTGGGCTCCACCGTCGGCAAAGGCAGCGGCAAGCAGGTGGCGATCGGCGCAGGGGCCGTGGCGGGCACCATCGTCGGCGCGGAACTCTCGCGCAACCCGGCTTACGCTTACGAGCCGCCCCACGACGTGCAGCGCTGTCGGATGGTGGACCGCTGGGAAAACCGCATCGCGAGCTATGAGGTGACGTACCAGTACGGGGGCCGCACGTATACCACGGTGCTGCCGTACGATCCCGGTCCCCGGATGCGGGTGCGGGTTTCCGTGGAGCCTGCCGAATAA
- a CDS encoding heavy-metal-associated domain-containing protein — protein MQRLRALVFVGMMLLAPLAVWGAPHKVVEIEVQGMACQFCVYRVKKSLSQAPGVTQVEVSLEAQKARIALKPGREPDLALYEKLIRDAGFSPGRAQVFTEGK, from the coding sequence ATGCAGAGGCTTCGAGCGTTGGTCTTCGTGGGGATGATGCTTCTTGCGCCGCTCGCGGTTTGGGGCGCGCCCCACAAGGTGGTCGAGATCGAGGTGCAGGGCATGGCCTGCCAGTTTTGCGTTTACCGGGTGAAGAAGAGTCTCAGCCAGGCCCCTGGCGTGACCCAGGTCGAGGTCAGCCTCGAAGCCCAAAAAGCGCGCATCGCCCTCAAGCCGGGGCGCGAGCCGGACTTGGCGCTGTACGAGAAGTTGATCCGGGACGCTGGTTTTTCTCCTGGGCGTGCCCAGGTCTTTACCGAAGGGAAATAA
- a CDS encoding PepSY domain-containing protein: protein MKPKRLLPVSVWLAGSALAALTAVMPARADHERDDRHGRDELRYVAPDDLYRVEKRDRGGSRSPRDEAAERARRETGGRVLSVEERPARDDREGYRVKILTPEGEVRYYDVGPGHGRGRR from the coding sequence GTGAAACCGAAGCGCCTGTTGCCCGTGTCCGTCTGGCTCGCCGGGAGCGCCCTGGCCGCGCTCACCGCCGTGATGCCGGCGCGGGCCGACCACGAGCGTGACGACCGGCATGGGCGCGATGAGCTACGTTACGTTGCGCCCGATGACCTCTACCGGGTGGAAAAGCGCGACCGGGGCGGCTCCCGCTCGCCGCGCGACGAGGCGGCCGAGCGGGCCCGCCGCGAGACCGGCGGGCGAGTGTTGTCGGTCGAGGAACGGCCTGCCCGCGACGATCGCGAGGGCTACCGGGTCAAAATCCTCACGCCGGAGGGCGAAGTCCGTTACTACGACGTGGGCCCGGGTCACGGGCGCGGAAGACGTTAA